catctaaagcCCAtgttcaggaaaccatgatcatctattgactaacgagctagccaactagaggcttgctagggacacattgtggtctatttattcacacatgtattactgtttcctgttaatacaattatagcatgaacaatagacgattatcatgaacaaggaaatatgataataaccattttattattgcctctaggtcatatttccaacacgtgggGCAGGACCCCATGATTGAACGCTACCACTGGACCGGTCGGCTTCGGAAATGGGTCGCCAGCCATCTCGTATAGCACGACGCCGACGCCCTGTAGTGAAAGTCGCGCCATCTGGTGGTGAAGCGCGCCCAGGCCGAGCGATAGATGGAGCTGGATAGCCACTGGGCgcgggagcaggaggaggagcgccTGGAGAGGGAGGCGGAGGTGCATGCCCGACAGCGTGCGCCCCGGCCGTCCGTGGTGTCGTCGCACGATGCTACTCGAGCCTGGGAGGTGGCGTCCCTAAGCTGGCCCGGCACCCGAACTCATCGACCTCACCTACTCGAGGAGGACGACAATGCCTAGGGCAACGCACGGGGCGATTactttttttatgtttaattatgtCTTAATTGTGTTTGTGGACTTGGATTGGAGTTTGACCTGTGTTTAATGTTTAATTACCTTTGATTGGGCTTTTTGTGATTTCTGTATTTTGGTCTGCATTTATAAATTTACGTCTGTGACTGCGTTGGACGCACGGAATGATTTGAATGAAAATACGAACATCAAATTTTTTAACCGATCTAACAAACAAAAGACGAATAAATCGCGGTCCGTTTTATCGGCGCGTTGAAGTTGCTGTTAGAGTTGCTCTTGCCCTTGCAATGCAATATCCACGAGAATCTTCCTTGGAGTGCGGTATGGACAAAAGAAAATGAGAAGGGCGTTATCAAGGGGTGGTTCCATCAAGGGAGAAAAGCCAATGCATGGCGGGACCACGCCACGCTGACAGTGCACACTACATCATCGTCATGGCACGGCTTCTCATTTTCCCTGTCGTGCCGCCTGCATGCACGACTTATAAAATTGTTACTACTACTACACCCGTTGGAATCAATCATGTCAAAGCTTTCGTCCGCCTCGTGCCTAGACGTGCATGGTCACATCGCCAACGCGCACGATGACACGAGGCATGCAGCTCAGTGCAGCCCCCCTACTAATAAACCCCGTCCGTTTAATTAATTTCGAGTTTGGTGAGACCCGGCCACATGCACATACGTCCGTCACCCCAGTTAGTTAACCATGCCATACGTAGACGTCGGCTGTTAGCTAGCCCCTCTGTTGGGGGACTAAGACAAGTGACCGATTCTTAACCATTTACAAGAACTGCTCTCGTGACTAGTATGACTAGTAGTATACTGCATGCATGCACGTCTGCCGGCTTCAATTCCCCGTCCCTGTTGGCCCAGCTGGGCACGTACGCCGCACGCCGTTTTCCCCCGGGATATGCATATGCATATGCCGCTGGACACCGATCGATGGAAGGGATAACCTTTCCCTGACAGCCAGACACCAACCCTGATCCGGGGCTACGGACAAATCCGGACGTCAAACACGCACGCCAATACacccacgcacgcacgcacgaacGGACCAAATGACCACGCCACCAGTTGTATATATGCTACACGCAGGTCTGACGACGTACGTACGTTCCCACTTCCCACTgaccgcccgcggcatcgtcgtcgGTGCCCCGGAGGAGCGCCGCATGCGGCGAGGCCGCGTGGAAAACGCTGGACACCCCGGCGCTTTCGCCTCCCTTTTGCGGTGCGCACGGGCGGTGCCGGTGCGCGCGCGCGGGCACGGACgcgacgcacgcacgcacgcggcCGTGCATGCTGCGTCGTCGGCGGTTGTTAAGCCAGGCCAACCTTAACACGGACGACGGATCCGTTTGGTGTCGTACGAATTCACCAACACGCTTTGTAAACTGGCAACGAAATGACCCGCTGGGATCTTCTGGCCGACGGACCACACAGTCAAGTTTGAAGCTTTCAACCCTCATCATGGAGCGTTGATTGTACCAATATAGCCGGGCTGCAGCTTGTTCCGGCCCTTGGACTTTCTGCGCGTCTGTGTTGAATGGTGATAGACAGTCCCTGCCCCGCCCCGCTCCTTCATTCTTGGCTTCTATTACAAGCAAGTCTCTCTCTTTCCGGCTCAAAGGAAAAGGGGCAAGCAACAAATAGTTTCGCTTTCTAATCTTAGACCCTTGCTGGCTGCTGCTGCACTTTAGAACCAGGCAATGGGGAGATCTACAAGCCATAGTAATCAATCCATCCAAGTAAATCAAACATGTCTTTACTGATCGATGCCTTGTTGCTGGCGCGGATGTTACCGTTTGTTTACGACCTGACGAGGCGTGTCCTCCACAATATTTTGAAAAACATATGCCGCACGAAAGCAACGGGTTTTCGAAAATCTGTCACGTCATCGCAGACGATTTGCCCGTTTTCCCCCCACTACTTGTACTCTCACCTTACTTATTTTCCACTTCATTGCCTATCGCAGCTGGCCTTGGTTTTGATTGTCATTACTTATCACGCTTCGTGGTCTCTCGGCGTTCTTTATTAGTACAATAATTTTTCTTAGGCGGCAATAGCTATAGATTATTCCTTTTTACTGAAGGTTTTAGCTGGTTTCGCTATTTGTTTTGCCAAAGAAAAATATGTTTTCGACAATATATATCATCGGTACATTAAAACCAGCAATCGCGAAATTGAGCTAGTAGTGCTGATGATAACGCACACGtaatttgttttgtttatttcccAAACGACGCCTGCTTTACACCCGCGTTCCATGGCTATAAAACTCCTACCTACTGCTCCCCTGTGGAAACGCCAGAACGCTCCTCCATCCCAAGGCTTGAAGCCGAAGCCGAAGCCGAAGCCACCGGTGCTGCGTCCCGTAGACCTCCCTGAGGTTTCGTGCGGCGTCGGTCGTTCGcctgcaagcaagcaagcaagcaatggGGTGTAAGGCGTGCGAGAAGCCCAGGCCGAGCTACCGGAAGGGGctgtggtcgccggaggaggaccAGAAGCTCCGCGATTACATTCTCCGGCACGGCCACGGCTGCTGGAGCGCGCTTCCCGCTAAAGCCGGTAAGGCCGACGACCGCCGTTGCATCCGCATTCCTAGAAGCGCAGAAAGGGGGCATGGCATAATTGAGCTGAATTCGGTGCATTGGGCCGACGATCAGGCGCTCAGGCACCGGTAACCGGCGCCTCTCGCCTGAATTTCGTTGCTTGTCCGGCCAGCTCGCCTGAATTGGCCTCAGTTTGGTCGTAGTAGTAGTTAGTTAATTTCATATGTCCCGAAAGAGAAATGCACATTGGATCACTGGTGTTAATCAAAATTCTCCGGCGCGGCGCGCAGGGCTCCAGCGGAACGGCAAGAGCTGCAGGCTGCGGTGGATCAACTACCTGCGGCCGGGGCTGAAGCACGGCATgttctcgccggaggaggaggagacggtgaTGAGCCTCCACGCCGCCCTCGGCAACAAGTAAGCAGCACACACTATTTACTGTACTGTACTTACCCTCTGCAGCCTGTACTGTACGCAAATGATTGAGACGATCGAAAGACACTTCTCCACGTCGTCTGTCTACAGATGCCGCCATGTTTTCCTTTTAGGtttccccacacacacacacacagcacGCTCCTACTATCACCTGTAGCGACGTGAAGGGCAGGTGTAATTGTCCGTTCCGTTGCCGGGCAGCGCTGAGCTGGCGGCAATCCGGTTGTAGAACACGTTGATTGAGGcgaaggaaggaaagaaaagaGGGAACGGGAAAGGGAGACCGGTGATGGTAGCCACCCAGACCTTTTTCCCTAGTGGAGTTGATGCTGACGCCCACGCTCCACGGACGCTCCAAATCCACGAGATTTTTCTTCGCTCTGTCTGCCGGGTGCACATTGTGATGATTACAGCTGCTTTTCGTCCCCATTATTACGAGTTTTATTAGCTTATTAAAATATCGTGGGCTTGGACGGACGCTAAATGGCATACAGTACAGTTGCGTCCTAGCGCAAGTTTCCTCAAACTCAAAATcattatctatctatctatctatcttggAAAAGacattcttcttctatttctgagTTTCTCTAGTAGAGAACACCGCCGGCCCGGCCCTATTGATTTAGCTGTAGAGCGGCGAGAACATGGCGTCGACTATTTGGACCAATCCGCGCTCACTTGCGAGTTAAATGGAAACAGCTGCCCTCACAATCCCAACTGGCACCTAGTGTGGCGTGGCGAGGAGATTAGATTCTTTATTGGGCCTTGCAATTATGTCCCCCGAAAAATATCCAAGGATCCATCGGTCGGTGGTCCACACGAATGAATAGGTTGCCTAAAAAAAAACATGAATGAATAGACTACGTACACCACGCTCGTCCCTCTCACCCAAGTGACACATTttgtttatatttatatttactgTATATTTTATATGTAAGCCACAAAAGCAGAAAAGAACGAGAAACTTAAAGCAGAAAGAAACGTCAAGTTGTCGATGCAAAAGCTGAAATCATTTTCCCACTAAGTGAAACCCGCGCGCCGACCGACAGAAACCAAGTGAACCGCAAgtactagtaggagtagtagtaactTTGTGACGCACTGGCTTAATTATTGACGCGAAACTTGTACTACCGCAGGTGGTCGAGGATCGCACGGCATTTGCCGGGGAGGACCGACAACGAGGTCAAGAACTACTGGAACTCCTACCTCAAGAAGAGGGTCGAGGGCGGCAAGGGAGCGCCCAACTCGCCCAcgccggcggcggcgagctccgcCGCGGACTCAGACGGGTCTCAGAGCCCGAGCCCAGGGGAGGTTATTAGTACGGTGCAGGAACGGGCCAGCCGGCCATCGAACTCCGCCGGCTCATCGGAGCCGCCGCACGAGTCGTCGTCGGCCGACTCGAGCTGCCTGACCGTGACCGAGCCTCCTGCCTGCAGGGCCTACGCGCCCGTGGCTCCCAAGGTGATGTTCGCAGATTGGCTCAACATGGACTACATCGGTGGCCagatgggggcggcggcggcggcggcacctGGTCCGGAAGCTGCGGGGGTGGTTGGTGCGGGTGCGGGTGTGGGtgcaggaggcggcggcgatCATTGTCAGGTGATGAGCCAGGGGTCATCGGCGCAGGTCGATGGGCCACCCGGCGTGGAGGATTCCCTGCACGGCGGCTTCGGCGACAACGGCACCTGCTGGGAGTTCCTGGAGCAGTTCGACAGCATGGATCAGATgcaggtgggcggcggcggcggcttctgcGACCTGCTCTCCATGACCGAGTTCTTCGCACTCAACTAGGGCGTGCATCGccaagggagaaggaggaggaatatagagtttcttggATTTGTTAGACGTTTCGTCAGGTTATTAAGAGGCGCGTTTGTAATGCTGCTGCAGTGTAAATTATGGCCGTCTATGTATGCGTAGAGCAATTTGACAgcgtatatatatacatacatatttaTATATATGCAGGTGCATGTGCAGTGCAACGCTGTCCGCCTAGCTTGGCTCGGAGAGTAGAGCACCGACAGTAAGATGGAAAGGGTTCAAGAAGAATGCACATGTTGTTGCTCATTTGATATACTAGCTCCTACTAGTAGTTACTAGTAAGACTTAATATTATCTTCCCGGATCTCGCTTTAATAGAGCACTGTGAAGAGAAGTGTCAAGTTCTCTTCCACTTTAACAACTGTCGAGGGACCCTTGACCTTTCACGTTTTGGCTTTAAGCTGTACCGTGATTAGTTTTATCTTACAATTATTGAAGCCAGCCCAACTTGTAGTAGGAAATTCATCATGCATCGCCTTTCCTCCCAAAACCATAACCATACATCATGTTTGTGATAGAGTCGTGACTATTtatttagtactccctccatcctaacaTAAGTGGCTTAAAAATTATTCAACTTTATATCAATTTTAATATAAAGTTGAATTATTTTGAAgtcacttattttaagacggagggcTCATATTACAAGCTTTTTATacagatttttcttttttttcttcaaacATATTAATTGTGCCTTCGCTTCTCtgttactctctctctctccttattattgttgtcgtcgtgatAACATGAGATTAGGAGTATGTTTGGTCCCAT
This genomic stretch from Hordeum vulgare subsp. vulgare chromosome 6H, MorexV3_pseudomolecules_assembly, whole genome shotgun sequence harbors:
- the LOC123402062 gene encoding transcription factor LAF1-like; its protein translation is MGCKACEKPRPSYRKGLWSPEEDQKLRDYILRHGHGCWSALPAKAGLQRNGKSCRLRWINYLRPGLKHGMFSPEEEETVMSLHAALGNKWSRIARHLPGRTDNEVKNYWNSYLKKRVEGGKGAPNSPTPAAASSAADSDGSQSPSPGEVISTVQERASRPSNSAGSSEPPHESSSADSSCLTVTEPPACRAYAPVAPKVMFADWLNMDYIGGQMGAAAAAAPGPEAAGVVGAGAGVGAGGGGDHCQVMSQGSSAQVDGPPGVEDSLHGGFGDNGTCWEFLEQFDSMDQMQVGGGGGFCDLLSMTEFFALN